A window of Cohnella herbarum contains these coding sequences:
- a CDS encoding iron-hydroxamate ABC transporter substrate-binding protein: MKKIVIPFVLIFVLILSACGSNKANNESSPAPSEQPSASASSPAPSESASPPAHTATGTIVYESESGPVEVPANPQRVIVLSSYAGNVMALNVPLVGVDDWSKMNPKFEEKLKDVQAVTDENLEKVIELEPDLIIGLSTIKNVDKLKQIAPTVTFTYGKVDYLTQHLEIGKLLNKEQEAQAWVDDFKARAQKAGEDIKAKIGPDKTISVIESFDKQLYVFGDNWGRGTEILYQEMKLAMPEKVKEMALKDGYYALSAEVLPEFSGDYVIFSKNPDADNTFQNTETYKNIPAVKANHVYEVNAKEFYFNDPLTLDYQLEFFIQNLLG; the protein is encoded by the coding sequence ATGAAAAAAATCGTCATCCCGTTCGTTCTGATCTTCGTACTTATTTTGAGCGCCTGCGGCAGTAACAAAGCCAATAACGAAAGCAGCCCAGCCCCATCTGAGCAACCAAGCGCAAGCGCCTCCTCCCCGGCACCAAGCGAATCCGCCTCCCCGCCCGCTCATACGGCAACGGGAACGATCGTCTACGAATCCGAGAGCGGCCCAGTAGAAGTCCCCGCCAATCCTCAACGAGTAATCGTGCTTTCCTCTTACGCCGGGAACGTTATGGCGCTTAACGTACCGTTGGTTGGCGTAGACGATTGGTCCAAGATGAATCCTAAATTCGAAGAAAAGCTGAAAGACGTTCAAGCCGTGACGGACGAAAACTTGGAGAAAGTCATCGAGTTGGAGCCTGATCTGATCATCGGTCTATCCACGATTAAGAACGTCGATAAATTAAAGCAAATCGCGCCGACGGTCACCTTCACTTACGGTAAGGTCGACTACCTGACTCAACACTTGGAAATCGGCAAACTGTTGAACAAGGAACAAGAAGCCCAAGCATGGGTCGACGACTTCAAAGCTCGGGCTCAGAAGGCAGGCGAAGACATTAAAGCGAAGATTGGCCCGGATAAAACGATCTCCGTCATCGAGAGCTTTGACAAACAGCTTTACGTCTTCGGCGACAATTGGGGCCGCGGTACGGAAATCCTCTACCAGGAAATGAAGCTCGCCATGCCCGAGAAGGTCAAAGAGATGGCGCTGAAAGACGGCTACTACGCCTTGTCGGCCGAAGTTCTTCCCGAATTTTCCGGCGACTACGTCATCTTCAGCAAAAACCCGGATGCGGACAACACGTTCCAAAATACGGAAACGTACAAAAACATTCCCGCGGTTAAAGCAAACCATGTGTACGAGGTTAACGCGAAGGAATTTTACTTTAACGATCCGTTGACGCTAGACTACCAGTTAGAGTTCTTTATCCAGAATTTGCTTGGCTAA
- a CDS encoding aldo/keto reductase — protein MKYRRLGNSGLEVSLLGLGTNAFGKRADQEASIRIVHHAMDNGINFIDTANIYAGTESERIIGVALAGRRHQAVLATKAGLASGPGPNERGSSRSHLQRELEGSLKRLNTEYVDLYQIHAFDPNTPLDETLRALDDFVSSGKVRYIGASNYAAWEMMKALGISELRGFSRYVAMQTSYSLADRTPENEMIPLCLDQGVGIIPYFPLAGGILSGKYTATSKEPIGSRANTDPNFGKYLEDGNLALAEQVSQIAAQQGVSASALSIAWLMDRPAVSTVIVGATRTEQLDDNLRSVDLKLDSEVTFALNAISDPFRNGKPFAVFRLP, from the coding sequence GTGAAATATCGTCGTCTTGGAAATAGCGGGTTGGAAGTATCCCTATTAGGTCTAGGCACGAACGCTTTCGGGAAGCGGGCAGATCAAGAGGCGTCCATTCGGATCGTTCATCACGCGATGGACAACGGGATTAACTTCATCGATACAGCGAACATTTATGCGGGAACCGAATCGGAGAGGATCATCGGGGTAGCATTAGCCGGTAGGCGCCACCAAGCGGTATTGGCTACGAAAGCCGGATTGGCAAGCGGGCCGGGGCCGAACGAGCGAGGTTCATCGCGCTCGCATCTTCAGCGGGAGCTGGAGGGAAGTCTGAAGCGACTGAACACGGAATACGTGGACTTGTACCAGATTCATGCGTTCGATCCGAATACGCCGCTGGATGAGACTTTGCGCGCGTTGGATGATTTCGTGAGCTCGGGAAAAGTACGTTACATCGGAGCTTCCAACTATGCGGCATGGGAAATGATGAAGGCTCTGGGGATTAGTGAGCTTAGGGGATTCAGTCGATACGTCGCCATGCAAACGAGCTACTCGCTAGCCGACCGTACGCCCGAGAATGAGATGATTCCGTTATGCTTGGACCAAGGAGTCGGCATCATTCCTTATTTTCCGCTCGCGGGCGGGATCTTAAGCGGCAAATATACCGCGACGAGCAAGGAACCGATCGGATCTAGAGCGAACACGGATCCTAACTTCGGGAAGTACCTGGAGGACGGAAATCTTGCGCTCGCGGAGCAAGTGAGCCAGATTGCGGCACAACAAGGCGTCTCTGCTAGCGCCCTCTCGATCGCGTGGCTCATGGATCGGCCTGCGGTGTCGACCGTTATCGTCGGCGCGACGAGGACGGAACAATTGGATGATAACTTGCGGAGCGTAGATCTTAAACTAGACTCCGAAGTTACGTTTGCGTTGAACGCAATAAGCGACCCGTTCCGAAACGGGAAGCCGTTCGCGGTTTTTCGGTTACCTTAA
- the rlmN gene encoding 23S rRNA (adenine(2503)-C(2))-methyltransferase RlmN — translation MNAESIYGLTFDQLVGWLAERGHKKSRASQVWDWLYRKRVKEFSAMVDVNKDCVQLLADHYVIHTLSEHLKQESVDGTIKFLFRLKDGNLIETVLMRHKFGLSVCVTTQVGCNIGCSFCASGLIKKSRDLSSGEIVEQLMQVQHHLDAADKGELVSHIVVMGIGEPFDNFVNLVNFILTVKDQKGLALAARHITVSTSGLADKIYDFTDADLRVNLAVSLHAPNDELRTRIMKINKAIPIEKLLKAIDYYLDKTNRRITFEYIMLKDVNDQREHALELAELIGDRRPLVNVNLIPYNPVDEHSQYQRPDRATVSAFYDTLKKQSVSCSVRLEHGADIDAACGQLRSKQIKAEAAL, via the coding sequence ATGAATGCTGAATCGATATACGGATTGACGTTCGACCAGTTGGTGGGCTGGCTGGCGGAGAGAGGACATAAGAAATCCCGGGCTTCTCAAGTGTGGGACTGGTTATATAGGAAGCGGGTCAAAGAATTCTCCGCGATGGTAGACGTGAACAAGGATTGCGTGCAACTGCTTGCGGATCATTACGTCATTCACACGTTAAGCGAACACTTGAAGCAGGAATCGGTGGACGGAACGATCAAGTTTCTGTTCAGGTTGAAGGACGGAAATTTGATCGAAACGGTGCTTATGCGGCACAAGTTCGGCCTATCCGTCTGCGTCACGACGCAAGTGGGTTGCAATATCGGTTGCAGCTTCTGCGCGAGCGGGTTGATTAAGAAGAGCCGCGACTTATCCAGCGGAGAGATCGTGGAGCAATTGATGCAGGTTCAACATCATCTGGATGCCGCGGATAAGGGCGAGTTGGTCAGCCACATCGTCGTCATGGGAATCGGCGAACCGTTCGATAATTTCGTGAATCTGGTGAATTTCATCTTGACCGTCAAAGACCAGAAGGGGCTGGCGCTTGCCGCTAGACATATCACCGTATCGACGAGCGGGTTGGCCGACAAAATATACGATTTTACGGATGCGGATTTGAGGGTCAACTTGGCCGTTTCCTTGCATGCGCCGAACGATGAGCTTCGGACGCGGATTATGAAGATCAATAAGGCGATCCCGATCGAGAAGCTTCTGAAGGCGATAGACTACTATTTAGACAAAACAAATCGGAGAATCACGTTCGAATATATCATGTTGAAGGATGTCAACGATCAGCGGGAGCATGCGTTGGAGCTTGCCGAATTGATCGGAGACAGACGGCCGCTCGTGAACGTTAACTTGATTCCGTACAATCCGGTAGACGAACATAGTCAATATCAAAGACCCGATCGGGCAACGGTCAGCGCATTCTACGATACGCTTAAGAAGCAATCGGTTAGCTGCAGCGTTCGCTTGGAGCATGGGGCGGATATCGACGCCGCTTGCGGACAATTGCGCAGCAAACAAATCAAGGCGGAAGCGGCGCTCTGA
- a CDS encoding lysoplasmalogenase — MKKIGLPVLILLMSALYIFVIPSDPEGVKMLFKLIPMALIILYAYLQPPVSGKRYHWTMLAGLAFCMMGDGLLVWFIVGLSAFLVGHLFYMTAFFGKWSFSRLRFATIVPIAAYASFMGNELIQALIRDDEQALIVPVILYVAVISLMAWSAIMSGNKLAIAGSLLFVISDSVLSWNMFVFDVSHSGIWIMTTYYAAQFLMARSLGSKPAEIAPSSSVSLR; from the coding sequence TTGAAAAAAATCGGATTACCGGTACTCATTCTTCTTATGTCCGCGCTCTATATCTTCGTCATTCCGAGCGATCCCGAAGGGGTTAAGATGTTGTTCAAGCTCATCCCCATGGCATTGATCATTCTCTATGCCTATCTTCAGCCTCCCGTCTCCGGCAAGCGTTATCACTGGACGATGCTAGCCGGATTGGCGTTCTGCATGATGGGGGACGGCTTGCTCGTATGGTTTATCGTAGGCCTGTCCGCGTTCCTCGTCGGACACCTGTTCTATATGACCGCGTTTTTCGGAAAATGGTCGTTCTCGAGGCTTCGCTTCGCAACGATCGTTCCGATTGCCGCATACGCTTCGTTCATGGGTAACGAGCTTATCCAAGCGTTAATTCGCGACGACGAACAAGCGCTCATCGTACCCGTCATCCTATATGTCGCGGTCATTTCCTTGATGGCTTGGTCCGCGATCATGTCCGGCAACAAGCTCGCGATCGCGGGAAGTCTATTGTTCGTAATCTCCGACTCCGTCTTATCTTGGAACATGTTCGTATTCGATGTAAGCCACTCGGGAATCTGGATTATGACGACTTACTACGCCGCCCAATTCCTAATGGCTCGAAGCTTGGGAAGTAAGCCTGCGGAGATCGCTCCGTCATCTTCCGTTTCCTTAAGGTAA